TTGTTGAGCCTAAGATAATCTCTTTGGAGCTTGAAAGATTTGTTGAAAAGATCAAAGGAAAGGGAAGTTTTCCCAAAGAAAAGATAGATGATATAGATAATTTCTTTAAAGTTTTCATCGCTTTGGTAAAAATTTGTGAACCAAAGGAAATAATGTCTATAAGCCCAGATAAACCAGATAACTTTTTTCTTTCCCTCGCTGCCGAAAGATCTGCTTTGTTCATAAGTGGAGATAAACTTGCGTTGAAAATCGGAAAAAGCGCGGGTATATTCGTCATGTCACCAAAAGAGTGGGAAAACTTTCAAAAGGAATACTAACCTTCTTCTTTAAACCATCTTTCATTGCTGCCTCTATGATCCACGAAGTGTAAAGGATATGATGAAGAAGAAAGGGAAAAGCTTGTAAACGTATTGAAGAGATTCAAATGATTAAGAAGGGGAGTCTTTATGTGTTACTATGTGTTATAATGAGTAACAGAGGTGATCAATGTGAAAACTAAGATCATGAGCGTGAGAGAATTCAGAAGCAAAATGTCAAAGATTTTGGGAGAAAGCGAGATCATAGTCACAAAAGATGGTGTGCCTACGGCAAGAGTCGTGCCTCTGAGCCCAATAGAAAAGTTAGCTTTTCTTACTCAAAAAACTAGGGATGCTTTCAAAGAGGCAAATGTAAGTGATGAAGAAATAGAGAAAATGTATCTGAAAGTGCGGGAAAAGAAAAATTGAAGGTCGTGCTTGATGCTAATGTTTTCATATCCGCCT
This genomic interval from Mesoaciditoga lauensis cd-1655R = DSM 25116 contains the following:
- a CDS encoding putative toxin-antitoxin system toxin component, PIN family, whose product is MKIVIDTNVVISAALGSNTCKYAILKAFNGKHDVVEPKIISLELERFVEKIKGKGSFPKEKIDDIDNFFKVFIALVKICEPKEIMSISPDKPDNFFLSLAAERSALFISGDKLALKIGKSAGIFVMSPKEWENFQKEY
- a CDS encoding type II toxin-antitoxin system Phd/YefM family antitoxin; the protein is MKTKIMSVREFRSKMSKILGESEIIVTKDGVPTARVVPLSPIEKLAFLTQKTRDAFKEANVSDEEIEKMYLKVREKKN